One part of the Haliaeetus albicilla chromosome 9, bHalAlb1.1, whole genome shotgun sequence genome encodes these proteins:
- the RPAIN gene encoding RPA-interacting protein: protein MESPLRRYRARYKGPAAPPWKETYRRRCMERLRSSRAKLLDRYRQAGERVCGPATGTLLVQEVMEQEWQTLQAAQEGQLPRRGTEALAQMLEDPDELAVLEEIQQELILQEQLVIEEYERSLQFDEECLNAMLDGLDASDRVICPVCRKNNLTVRNHLVFCQCGLHISTQDMTEGKLRSLLENTVTEHSHRCLHNPEFTVTSGMEEEASLLMSCPVCDSWTILL from the exons ATGGAGTCGCCGCTCCGGCGATACCGGGCTCGCTACAAgggcccggccgcgccgccctGGAAGGAGACCTACCGCCGC CGCTGCATGGAGCGGCTGAGGAGCAGCCGGGCGAAGCTGCTGGACCGGTACCGCCAGGCCGGGGAGAGAGTGTGCGGGCCGGCCACGGGCACGCTGCTGGTGCAGGAGGTGATGGAGCAGGAGTGGCAGACGCTGCAGGCCGCGCAGGAGGGCCAGCTGCCCCGCCGGGGAACGGAGGCCCTGGCCCAG ATGCTAGAGGACCCCGATGAGCTAGCAGTACTGGAGGAGATCCAACAAGAATTGATCTTGCAAG AACAGCTGGTTATAGAAGAGTATGAGCGAAGCCTGCAGTTCGATGAAGAATGTCTCAACGCAATGCTCGATGGCTTGGATGCTAGCGACAGGGTCATCTGCCCAGTGTGTAGAAA GAATAACCTGACTGTGAGGAATCACTTAGTTTTTTGCCAGTGTGGATTACACATCAGCACGCAG gaTATGACAGAAGGGAAGCTTCGGTCACTTCTAGAAAACACTGTAACAGAGCACAGTCACAGGTGCTTGCACAACCCAGAGTTCACAGTTACCAGTGGAATGGAGGAGGAAGCCAGTCTCCTCATGAGCTGTCCG GTCTGTGACTCCTGGACGATTCTCCTTTAA